The genomic segment TTGCACATGTGTGTTACTTTGTCCGTGATATACTTTCACGAAGTACGACTTTCGGAATAATTGGTATGGAGCGTCGAGATAGAAATAAGGAATATCTTCGTCTTTATGTTTTGGCGGATGCAACCTGATATATTGTCTTAACGAATCGATATCCTGATAAGGCGGTGCAAATACCTGGTATGGGGCGCCACTGCCGGTAATCTGAATGTAATCCCTGTCCCAGCTAACAATTTCATAATAACGATGATCAATTTCGATCTGCATGGCGATGTAAAGCTATTGTCAAGTTTGATGTTGTTTTTTTTATCACAATATTTCGGACCTGCTTCTGACAACCGGAAACAAGTCTCGATCTTTTGCACGAAGTCAAAATAGCTATATTTTTGCTAAATACCTCGATAAGTTTACAATTAATAAAAACTTTAGTGTCGGTAGTTGAGCCGATTTCGGCAATCAAGACTTTATCATTTATCTTCGCCACCATATTTACAAATGTTGTGATAATATTTACAAGCTTAGCAACTTCGAAACGACTAGTTTTGAAAAAATGAATGTCAATATGAAAGAATTGAATGATAAGACTAGCTATACGCTTCAAAATGTCCGGCTTGAGACAGGGTTCCAGTACGATGAGGGAGAAGTAACGGGGACGCATACCGAATTATTTGACTTATCGATAGAAGCTGGAATAATAAACGCGATTCAGCCAGCTCATAGTACAGGAACTGGGACAGCTTCGGAGTTCGACGTAGGTGGTAGATTGGCTCTGCCATCATTTAGGGATATGCACATTCACCTCGATAAAACCTTATATGGTCTGCCCTGGAAAGCGGTTTACCCCAAAAACAGGACTGTAAAAGATATGATTGCCCGTGAACAGGAAATTATTCCCGAATTACTGAAGACTTCGGTTGCACGGGCAGAACAATTGATTATGCTTTTACAGGGCTACGGCACAAATTTCGCGCGTACGCATTTCAATGTGGATCCGACATCTGGCATACGATCATTGGAACATTTATTGCAAGCAATGCAACATGTCAAGGACACATTTGCCGCTGAGCTGGTGGCGTTTCCGCAGCATGGTTTATATTATACGGATTCGTCTATGCTGATGCGCGAAGTCGCCGCTTGGGATCAAGTGGATTATATTGGCGGTTTAGACCCTTATACGATCGACGGAAGTATCGAAAAACCAATCGATTTTACTGTACAGCTCGCATTGGAACATAAAAAAGGAATCGATATTCACTTGCATGAGAGTGGGCAGTCTGGATACAAAACGATCCACTATCTGGTCGACAAGATCCTTGAGAATCCACAGCTGCAAGCACGTACATTTATCAGTCACGCTTTTGCGCTGGCGCATATGTCAAAAAAAGAAATGCAGCATACTGCTGAACAGTTGGCGGCTGCTAAGGTTGGAATAGTGAGTTCTGTTCCTTTTAGGAATATACTGATGCCATTTCCGGAGCTGATGCGAGCCGGCGTAAAAGTACTGACTGGGAATGACAACGTACAGGACCATTGGGGAACTTTTGGTAGCGGCAATATGTTGCAAAAGGCTAATCTTGCGGCGCAGCTTTATGGCTATGAAACAGAATTTGAGTTGTCTCGTTGTCTGCATTATGCCACGAATGGCCATATGCCACTGGACGATAACGGCAGCAGGACATGGCCAAAAGTAGGCGATGAGGCCAGTTTGATTTTGACTGATGCCATCTGCTCTGCTGAAGCTGTATCGCGCATCTCTAATATCGAAGCTTTATTGCATCGGGGAAATATCGTTACATGGCGCAATACTGCTAAACTATGAATGAAGGGCCTGTTTTTCTAAGCAAAAAAAAGGCCCTTCATTCAGCTTTCTGTAAATGTGGTTCGGCAATAATCGATTTTAAACCGGCCGTTCACAAAAACTAACCGTACCTCGTTTCGTGTTTTTATGCCCTCGCCATAGTCAATATTAACCATATACCTATCAGACGATATCTTTGAAATGATCACGTCTTTGATACTGATAGCATCATCATTTCCGCGGCCAAATAGCCATACTTCCTGCGTAAGGAGCGGATAAATGCTTTTCCATTTTGCTTTATACGCCGATTCCGCTACTGCCAATTCAGCTTCGCTTAGATTTGATGGTCCATAAATAGCGTTTGCGTCTTCCAGAAATGCTTTGAACCTTGCTGTACATATACTGTCCTCTTGGTCTAGGTAATAGCAATAAGGGCCGGTCTCACTTCCATGACACTGGAACAGGCTTTCCAGCCAATCTTTACCGGGGTCACTTCTTTTGGATAACAACAGCTCGGTGTCTTTCGCGAGCCCAATGGATTCACTATGTACAGGATTGCGGTG from the Sphingobacterium thalpophilum genome contains:
- a CDS encoding amidohydrolase: MKELNDKTSYTLQNVRLETGFQYDEGEVTGTHTELFDLSIEAGIINAIQPAHSTGTGTASEFDVGGRLALPSFRDMHIHLDKTLYGLPWKAVYPKNRTVKDMIAREQEIIPELLKTSVARAEQLIMLLQGYGTNFARTHFNVDPTSGIRSLEHLLQAMQHVKDTFAAELVAFPQHGLYYTDSSMLMREVAAWDQVDYIGGLDPYTIDGSIEKPIDFTVQLALEHKKGIDIHLHESGQSGYKTIHYLVDKILENPQLQARTFISHAFALAHMSKKEMQHTAEQLAAAKVGIVSSVPFRNILMPFPELMRAGVKVLTGNDNVQDHWGTFGSGNMLQKANLAAQLYGYETEFELSRCLHYATNGHMPLDDNGSRTWPKVGDEASLILTDAICSAEAVSRISNIEALLHRGNIVTWRNTAKL